The nucleotide window ttattcctttttgtcgagataaaaggagcatttgggtgatgcCGTGCCTGAACTGCGCGCGGCCCCCCCTCGCGCGCGCCGCAGCATAACTTCACATGCGCGACCATGTTATAGTCTGaacagatgcacgtgagaagcgcgttcatcggtatttaaaataaataaccatcctaacaagtgaacagctggatctttttttccgtttgaaaatacgaccaggtcttTTCGTTTGTCTCGCACTCCTCAGACgactgcgtctaattcaggctgtaagctgaaaaagtgaagaagatgaaactttggttggtgctTTTATGCGTATATACGCAACGtttaatttataagctacaaccaaaacagtgaaaaaaagaaaaacgaacgttaaacaaacaaaaaagtccaaagcacataacctcagagtgNNNNNNNNNNNNNNNNNNNNNNNNNNNNNNNNNNNNNNNNNNNNNNNNNNNNNNNNNNNNNNNNNNNNNNNNNNNNNNNNNNNNNNNNNNNNNNNNNNNNNNNNNNNNNNNNNNNNNNNNNNNNNNNNNNNNNNNNNNNNNNNNNNNNNNNNNNNNNNNNNNNNNNNNNNNNNNNNNNNNNNNNNNNNNNNNNNNNNNNNNNNNNNNNNNNNNNNNNNNNNNNNGAAGTCCGACGTGCTGCTTCTGATAGTGCGGGAAGGAGACATGGAGGAAGGGAGAGACCGTTGAACCACATGCGCATGCGCACGGGGATGCGgacaaaatgaaactttataattttgagttaatggaTCAGAGGCTCTTTGctcttaaataactttagttaACATAAATGagatataaataattttctgatgaactacaaAATTTGAGTAGAAtgaattaaatctaaatgtgtcacctttaagaggggcttgaatcatttttttgagtgtagaaatgaggtgatcggtgagccgcggacaaatgtagagcatcaattgtcatgttagccaaaagaaaataattggcccaactgtttacttgatagaacgtttattttaacaccactaaACAACGTATAACTCGCTAACCGATGCGCGCGGGCTGCTGCCATGACATCATCTTAAAAGCTCTATTGTATTTCCAACAGAGTTCATTCAAAAACAACGCTTTAACACCACAACTACAAGACACGgtaactcattaaaatgtggccGGATGAATTCAGGCTCAATAAAGCAActtaacgtgatccacattgattctactgACAATCTACATGTCACACCTATTAGCGTGTGTATCTGAAGCAGTAGCGTCTCtagtaaccgtcatgcaggatttcTCCGCAAtatcaaagcagcagtaaaaagtgttgaacctggccttcatacacATTTCCACCACACAAATCTCTGGGTTGCTTGAGTTTGTGTTCAAAGGTGCAATCACAACATCGTGAAATCCTGGATGGACTGACTTTTGATTCCGAAGGAACTttgggaatttcccaggaggggagcgGAATTGAAGAGCACGCCAGCCAGTCTGCTACCCCCATACagcaagcctgcatggagaaatggcatcagctctgcatttctaaatttaggcacaggtTACAATctagaaaatctattttttttaattttctgtaacAATAAACATGTTGAGAAGTTACAATTGTTTTTAAACCGATTCACAAAGTAAGGTAACATCCTTGATCAAaatagagtggagcagggagctgcAAGCTTTCTGTAATGGAAATTAGAAAATTcaccacaatttaaataaagaaatactcaaaaaaggAATTATAATCTTATATTATATTCTATGTTATGATAAagatggcacaagaacatgttaaaaacacaaaaagactaTTAGTTATTTTAGctgaatacttaaaaaaaataaagcttattttatttattttgtctatattttttacttcctgACAGTTTTGCAGCTTTACCGTGAAGCCTGAACGTGGAGGCAAACCTCTGCCACTCGTCCTTTGTGATACCATGGGACTGGAGGTAGAAGAGGGGGTGGGGCTTAATATTAATGAGATCAGTAACCTCATCAATGGTCATATACCAGAGCATTATCAGGTAGAGGAGTTGATCGGATTCTATTGATacgttttgattgtagcttatcgCAACTATCCACTCATTCTCTCTTTTTACACATGCAGTTCAATCCCTCTGTTCCTCTGAAACCTGAAGCTCACGGTTTCTGCAAGAATCCAAAACTCAAAGACAAGATCCACTGTGTGACTTGTGTCATAGATGCCTCCAAGATCTCCATCATGCCCCAAAATATGGAGAGGAAGCTGAAAGCAATGCGCAAGACGGTCAACTTGTTACGCAAGTAGAATGCAATCTGGATAAAGTTTTGTTCTTGTTCAACTTTGTAATTTTACATACTACTTTTGAATAAttcttcttgtatttttttcagggATCCCTCAGCTGGTGTTGCTCACTAAAATAGATGAAGCCTGCCCTCTGGTGAAAGAAGATATCACAAATGTCTACAAGAGCACGTACATCAAGGAATTAGTAAGGATTTTCTGAGcttcacttaaaaaaaggagGCATTTAACTCAGATTTTCAGCTCTCTAAAATCTCTTAAACGTTGTGTCGTGTGATCCAGATGCAGGAGGCTGCAACTCATATTGGTGCACCTTTGTCCTGCGTTGTTACAGTGAGGAGCTGGACCTGAACATGAACGTTGACATCCTGCTGCTCAGTGCAGTTAATCAGATGCTTAACCTTGTGGATGACTTTTTTGATGAGCCCAGAGACTGAATGAGCAGTACTGCAATCCTTGTCCCTGCCTTTTTGCTGCTCCCGTCAGAGGTCGCTGCAGCAAATTGTGTCTCCATCCTCTTTAGACTCCTCACTCACAGGAACAATCCTTATGTCCTTCTTATACATCCACGTAACTCCTTTTTGAGCTTCCTTTCTCTTTCATGAAGTTACAGGGTGGAGTTTCAGACTTTCATCTTTAGGGGTGATTATTCCCTTCCACTATTTAAAGAATGCAGACACCTTATTAGTGGAGCCACTTACTAAAATATTTGAGCATTTTGTGgaacaagcaccaaatttggcatggatgtaccttaggataccctctttcagaaaagcttagccatgaaaaaaatccaagattttaaaatatataaaacatagaTTTAATAGTATTTTGTGGGTACCCCCTCAAGTTTGAAGGCTGCATTTTGTGCATTAACAGCTCATACTGTTGAGGCTTGGTAAAAAAGacattgaaaatgtttgtaacaATTGAGTGCATATTTGGAGTTTTCTCATGGCTTACACACTTTTGTGAAACAAGAAATCCTAAGGTGCATCAATGTCAAATTTGGTGCTAGTACCACAAATTGCACAGTTTGTCTCAATCAGCACCTATGCATCATTTACAGTTGAGTGTGAAGTAGATGAAATGAGAATCAGTACCTTCAAGATGATTCTCTGTCAGAAAAAGATCATGAAAGTTACAGGAATGTTAGGAATAAATTACCTTCACTTCTAAATTGGTCAAAGTATTTGGGCATTCTATGTTTAAGTTTGAAAAAGGGTGTAGTGTAGGGTTGACCAATGGATCGTTGTGATCTCACCACAGCATATCAGCTTTTGGATATTtggtttggcaaagattttacaTTGGATTCAGGATAAACTTTACTTGCTCATCTACCTGCAGTCACAGATTTCTGGTTATTTGCTCTCAATTTATAGATAGAAATTGGTAAGTTTGACACAAGATCAGTGTGTGGCAGAAAGCTGACAACTTTCTTAGTACATTCATATTTCCTCATCTATCTATCTACCTCATGCTCTCTTCTGTTCTTCTGACAAAGAACAGAAGAGAGCTTCTGACGTGTGGAGTGctttgatttcatttgaaaaacgacatcaaaataagaaaaaaatagtaaaacataatGAACAATTATCCATTTACATACAAAAGGTACAAAATAAAACGATATAACACACCTCACTTTCCAAGGGTTTCCAAGCTGTTACCACGACTGAACGACTGAATGAAATTGAACATAAATGCTGCAGATATATTTCAAACCAAtagtaataaaatacaaaatgtaatgCTGTATAAATGTCTAACAATTACAGaggaaaattaatcttaaaattaaactttactTTGAACTTGCACGAGAAGACGCTCAAGTAAAGAGCCGCCCATGTAAAGCTTCCTGAAACGAAACACAACCTTCAGTGCCTCTGGGAGTAAATAAAATTATGGTCATTTACaactgttattattattataaatatgttcTGTCTTTGTTAaacctttttgctgaaaatgaaatgtatgtatttctttttttttattcttagccATGCAACTGTGTAAACATGTCTCTTCCTGTCAAAACAATCAAgtacaaactaataaaaaataaatttaaatttagtagttttatttcaatcatCATTATAGAGCTCAAAGGTAGAAATGCAGATTCAAGCAAAATTTTAAGGAGTGTTGGGTACAAAATCAGTTGTTTCAgtatttaaatcctttttattttgtaattatcCAAATGCAATATTACAATTTAAGACCAGTTTCACCAAACATGTTTTCACTCTTAAGTCAAAAGCTCACTTTGAGATCCTAATGAAGACTCTGTTGTCAAAATGAAATTGCCAACACTACTTTTAAAGTATGAGCTAAACATACAATATACTTGACTCTCAAAGCAGGGGTGGGATTGTATAATTCGCTTATTCACACACCCTTCCAGGCAATCATTTAAACTCCTTTAGCCCTTGTGCTGTCTTAGCCATGTTTATATagaaagtggggtcatctggacaaaaGACAGTTCactcaacttgtttttttttttttttttNNNNNNNNNNNNNNNNNNNNNNTAAattcctgtccacttttgtcatgggagggacaacacatcaatgtaaaggtggggtcatctggaccccacatgatagcacaagggttaaacaaaCTTATTATTTAATAGTCTCATATGTTATATCTTGTAAGCTTATTAGTTAATGTCTCTACTTATGATTAAAAGcaataattgtattatttacACGTGTACCGGTATGTGTATTTACCAATTAATATCCTTACTATTTATCCTAAATTTGATATATCTATGTATAGAAgtatttttctgctgtttgcttgttttagttttgtttttgtttaataaaacattttcaaaaatgaagaCTGCTGTTAAAACTAACAAACACAGAGCAAAcacaacacactacacaacaaaaaaataaaaagttgttgagtttttttttaattgctaacaCACAATATAGCTAACTAACATAATTCCCAAAACTACACATCTACACAGCAAAATACTTCATTTATCtatcaaaaaatgcaaaactataTACAGCTTAAACGAAATCAAACTTTTGCACAAAACGCCACACACTTCATTCCTATTACCACATTTTGGTCTAAGCAACTACACACTATTAGGCATAATGAAAAGTACTTTGATGTTTAGTATGCTTTACCATACTACTAAAACAGttcaaaatgtagaaaattcTTCAAAATTTTCACATGCACAGAGATTTGTGCAGATACTGTACACATACatacttttaaatcatttatttttttgccaaacaagTCATTATATGCACAACAGGtttgctttaataaaagtaAGGAGTgttgtgaaagtaaaaaaaaataaaaaataaagtgtcaaaCAGAGTGAGGATTCTGAAGACAGAAATGGAAGGTGTAAAGTTTAAAGGGGGCcaaccatgattttcttcagcctttcagagtaaactatatccatatatatgatcatatattacatcaggaacactaaaaaaacaaattatttatgaaatgtgagtcatttttgtggcccGTTTTAATAACCGAAAGTAAAACGTCTCGATTTCTAAGCTTCTGCCTTtccttgtcggtcccgcccatttccccgacgtcatccttgagcctcCTTCCTCAGCTTTAGCaaaatttgtaaacaaaacaacatgacTAAAGCTCTCTTCAGTCAAGAGGAAGATGGATCTGCTTCAGTCTGCAAAATCTTGTCaggatttttgtcctttttcaaactttttattttgctgatggatctgtatgaaggccaggttgaacactttttactgctgttttttttttaccactgagaaatcctgcatgacggttactggagacACTATCAATGTGGaccacattaaaagttgttttattgagcatgaattcattCGTCCACCTTTAATGAGTTTCCATGTTTCATCGTTCAACTCGGCTATATTCCGGTGCACGTGGCGCGTAGGAGACTCAGAAAAGCAAGTTATACGTCGTttagtggtgttaaaataaacgttctaacaagtaaacagttggaacaattatttccttttggctaacatgacaatTAATGCTCTATATTTGTCCATGGCTCACCGATCACCTCATTTCTATCGTGTTTACGTaacgtgactgtcgggtacggaGGCTGTTTTGGTTTAGTTGTTCCTCTCTCGTATCGTttcctattcagactgaggaatctcagagtgaactgaAGTTCGGTCCAATTGGAAACAAAGCAAGACTACATTGAAAAATGGGTCCGGGAGCGGTTTCTGGTACAGGAAGGTAGTTATCCCCTGCCACAGCTCCGCGGAGAAGATGGGTGTGTGttcgttgtagtctgggggcggagcttgcagcacagactcttccttgagggagctgttggcatcgatcttacatcagcacgtttccaaccgctcgttatcgtgggtgtgggaggggctgctgcagacaacTCAGGTTTTTAGagtcaaaataccgctttgggattctttatagtgaggaatgaacagttaaatgcatttaaaacctcaaaaagtagaattttcatggtaggacccttttaatgttgtttgtagGTGTGCCCCACGTGAAGGATGTGAACTGCAGGAGAAATCCTGGTTAGATCTTCATGAAATGATGATGATCATCCCTAGAagtgagagagttgtcattggtgcagatttcaactGACATGTTGATACAGGAAACAGAAGTGATGAGGTGGTGATAAGCAGATTCAGTATACAGGAAAGAAGCGTAG belongs to Oryzias melastigma strain HK-1 linkage group LG18, ASM292280v2, whole genome shotgun sequence and includes:
- the LOC112156487 gene encoding interferon-induced protein 44-like, whose product is MGLEVEEGVGLNINEISNLINGHIPEHYQFNPSVPLKPEAHGFCKNPKLKDKIHCVTCVIDASKISIMPQNMERKLKAMRKTVNLLRKDPSAGVAH